A DNA window from Helianthus annuus cultivar XRQ/B chromosome 15, HanXRQr2.0-SUNRISE, whole genome shotgun sequence contains the following coding sequences:
- the LOC110912454 gene encoding probable zinc transporter 12, producing MNVKFLFLLFLLPICIHGECTCEENSGDLNNSNKTQALIFKLIAIASILAAGALGVCIPLFGKMFKSSDFFLLVKFFAAGVILATGFVHVFPDANESLENPCLGDTAWGDFPLANFVAMLAAVLVMMGETAITNYYNNNTVEDHMHVHTHTEHGHAHGSSEVLVNHKVMSVVLEAGIVIHSVIIGISLGVSVNPKTIKPLIVALSFHQMFEGMGLGSCITEAKFKVRKVAVLFILFSLTTPIGIAIGIGISNTYDENSHLALILQGILNAASAGILIYMALVDLLAMDFMKSKVQKSSKLQVIAFVSILLGLGCMSLLAKWA from the exons ATGAATGTTAAATTCTtgtttcttcttttcctcttacCAATCTGCATTCATGGAGAATGTACATGCGAAGAAAATTCAGGCGACCTAAACAACTCCAACAAGACCCAAGCTCTCATATTTAAATTGATCGCCATCGCTTCAATTCTTGCGGCGGGTGCCCTTGGTGTTTGTATACCTTTGTTTGGGAAGATGTTTAAATCGAGTGACTTCTTCTTGTTGGTAAAATTCTTTGCGGCTGGTGTTATTTTAGCAACGGGTTTTGTTCATGTGTTTCCGGACGCTAATGAGAGCTTGGAAAACCCTTGTCTTGGCGATACGGCTTGGGGTGATTTTCCATTGGCAAATTTTGTGGCTATGTTAGCCGCAGTGCTCGTGATGATGGGGGAAACCGCGATTACCAATTATTATAATAACAACACGGTGGAGGATCACATGCATGTTCATACACATACCGAACATGGTCATGCACATGGCTCGTCGGAAGTTCTTGTCAATCACAAAGTTATGTCGGTG GTATTGGAAGCTGGGATTGTAATACATTCAGTAATAATTGGAATATCATTAGGAGTTTCGGTCAATCCCAAAACAATCAAACCACTTATTGTTGCTTTGAGTTTTCACCAAATGTTTGAAGGCATGGGCCTTGGAAGTTGCATCACTGAG GCCAAATTCAAGGTAAGGAAAGTGGCAGTGTTGTTCATATTATTTTCCCTTACAACTCCCATAGGGATTGCGATCGGGATTGGGATCTCAAACACATATGACGAGAATAGCCACCTCGCTCTTATCCTCCAAGGGATACTTAATGCTGCATCGGCGGGGATACTTATTTATATGGCACTTGTGGATCTCCTTGCTATGGATTTCATGAAATCAAAAGTTCAAAAGAGCTCTAAGCTTCAAGTTATAGCATTTGTTTCTATTCTTTTAGGGTTAGGTTGCATGTCCCTTTTGGCCAAATGGGCTTGA
- the LOC110912452 gene encoding MLO-like protein 10 gives MAGDTSEATRQLDQTPTWAVAGVCAVIIIVSIALEKILHRVGKFFTDKHKKALYEALEKVKAELMILGFISLILTFSQYYIAKICIPVDVADTMLPCAKRDTDEKKEEGTHRLLLWYAENRRSLAGAYASTCKKGKVPIITVDGLHQLHILIFFLAVIHVAYTAITMALGRLRTARGWKQWEEETSSHDYEFTNDPSRFRLTHETSFVRAHTSFWTRIPFFFYIGCFFRQFFRSVSKADYMTLRNGFISLHLAPGTKFNFRKYIKRSLEDDFQVVVGVSPVLWASFVVFLLLNVNGWQTLFWASLAPLVIILAVGTKLQAILTRMALEITERHAVVQGIPLVQASDKHFWFSRPRLMLHLIHFALFQNAFQLTYFFWIWYEYSINSCFHDNMRLVIVKLVLGVFVLIMCAYITLPLYALLSQMGSTMKKSIFDEQTAKALKKWRMAVKKKHRGKGGRSPGPSTGTSLTASPVHSMASTIYPTGGAMLHRFKTTGHSTRSFTYDDTDASDLEAEPLTPKDSSAHLLDVRVDYQSDNEIELVESAQQDETRNEDDFSFVKPAKPLE, from the exons atggCTGGAGATACAAGTGAAGCTACAAGACAACTGGATCAAACACCCACATGGGCAGTTGCAGGTGTTTGTGCAGTCATCATCATTGTTTCCATAGCTTTGGAGAAGATTCTGCACAGAGTTGGAAAG TTCTTCACAGATAAGCACAAGAAAGCTTTGTATGAGGCTCTGGAGAAGGTCAAAGCTG AGTTGATGATTCTAGGGTTTATCTCACTGATATTGACTTTTAGTCAGTACTACATCGCAAAAATATGCATCCCGGTTGATGTTGCCGATACAATGTTGCCATGTGCTAAGAGGGATACAGACGAGAAAAAAGAAGAAGGGACCCACCGGTTGCTTCTATGGTATGCGGAAAACCGTAGGTCTTTGGCCGGTGCCTATGCGTCAACCTGCAAGAAG GGGAAGGTACCGATTATAACTGTGGATGGGCTGCACCAGTTGCACATACTCATATTCTTTTTAGCGGTTATACACGTTGCATACACTGCTATTACAATGGCTCTCGGGAGATTAAGG ACCGCGCGTGGCTGGAAGCAGTGGGAGGAGGAGACATCATCCCATGACTACGAGTTTACCAAtg ATCCTTCACGATTCAGGCTTACCCACGAGACGTCTTTTGTGAGAGCACATACCAGTTTTTGGACTCGAATCCCGTTCTTCTTTTACATT GGATGCTTCTTCCGTCAATTCTTTAGGTCCGTTAGTAAGGCCGATTATATGACCTTGCGAAACGGATTCATAAGT CTTCATTTAGCTCCAGGAACTAAATTCAACTTCCGAAAGTATATCAAACGGTCATTAGAGGATGATTTCCAAGTTGTCGTGGGAGTCAG TCCTGTGCTCTGGGCATCGTTTGTCGTCTTCTTGCTTCTAAACGTTAACG GTTGGCAGACGTTATTTTGGGCATCGCTAGCTCCGTTAGTC ATTATCTTAGCTGTTGGAACGAAGCTTCAAGCCATCTTGACAAGAATGGCTCTTGAAATCACGGAAAGACACGCAGTCGTTCAAGGGATTCCTCTCGTACAAGCCTCCGATAAACACTTTTGGTTCTCGAGACCCCGCCTGATGCTCCATCTCATACACTTCGCTTTGTTTCAG AATGCATTCCAGTTAACTTACTTCTTTTGGATTTGG TATGAGTATAGCATCAATTCTTGCTTCCATGATAATATGAGACTTGTGATAGTCAAACTTGTTCTAGG GGTTTTTGTTTTAATCATGTGTGCCTACATAACTCTTCCTCTATATGCGCTTCTATCACAG ATGGGGTCGACCATGAAGAAATCCATATTTGACGAACAGACCGCAAAGGCGCTGAAGAAATGGCGAATGGCGGTGAAGAAGAAGCACCGTGGCAAAGGTGGAAGGTCCCCAGGCCCATCGACAGGGACCAGTCTTACCGCCAGCCCGGTTCACTCTATGGCATCGACCATCTACCCGACAGGTGGAGCTATGCTCCACCGTTTCAAGACGACCGGTCACTCCACACGCTCTTTCACATACGACGACACGGATGCATCAGATCTTGAAGCGGAACCACTCACTCCCAAAGATTCTTCTGCTCACTTGCTTGACGTGCGGGTTGATTATCAAAGTGATAACGAGATTGAGTTGGTCGAGTCGGCTCAACAAGATGAAACAAGAAATGAGGATGACTTTTCATTCGTTAAGCCCGCGAAGCCATTGGAATAG